Genomic DNA from Raphanus sativus cultivar WK10039 unplaced genomic scaffold, ASM80110v3 Scaffold4024, whole genome shotgun sequence:
GGAATTTTATCACACAAACAGATGGAGAGCTTACACCTCAGTGGGATGACGacgttgatgatgatgatgtaaaAAACTTAGTTCATGATATCAGTCACAATTGTATAGATCGTGGATTTTGGGATGTCAATGAAGAGCCTCCAGCTATTACAAGGAAGAAACGCCCTAAATCTGTTCCTGAGACTGATGTTGACAGTTCTAAAAAGAAGAAGGCTACTGATACAAAAACGGTTGGAGTTGAAGAAGACTGTGAGGTGctaaaggtaattttttttaactaaaatgtACTTCTACTTATTTGTTTTAACTAAAATGTAATATGcttgattataattttttttgctgtaGAAGGAAGAAACTCAAATGAACCAGCTTTCTGCCTTGATGAAGGCGTTGACGGGAAAACTTGATAACATGGATACATCGATCGAAGCAAAGATTGGCGTTCTTCTTGCTCCTATAAACGAGAAGTTGGCAACAATGGAGAAGGACCTTGAAAAgctgaaagaaaaaaacgtaGCTGATGACCGAAAAGAAGATGCAAATTCCAATGTTAATGAAAGCGCTGAAGTAAATAGCAAAGAAATGGTATGATTATTATCCTACTCTTATAGGTGTCTTTCCTATTACGATATGACTCTATTTGTTTGAAAACGTATATGTAatgcaattatatttttgtcttCTCAAGTCTTGGATGGTGGAGATCAATTCTATGTCGCATGATGGTTTACCTGCTCAGCGCGTTGTCAAGAAAGCAAGGAAGGCAAGCCAAAAATGTGAAGATATAGGAGTTGACAAGATAAAAGTTTCTGATAGGAAGGTTCTGAAAACCAAAATACAAGTTCCACATTTACTCGATAACGCCTCAGGGGATGAAACATTGTCTGATCCAGTGCAGCGTGAAAAGGCTAGAGATCTCACTGATCGTTTAGATGCCATTGCTGCCTTCGCTAGAAAGATGAATAAGCCTACATCTCCCACACCTTGCTCACCTCCACACAAACGCCAAACTAAGCTAGCATCGTCTCAGCTATTTCCTTTCGTAGGAAATTCTACCGTGAAGCGCATCATCACAGGTGTAACACCATCTGTCTCAGCATATGATCCGTTTGCTGATGTTGACAATGATAAAGTGAGGAATTTACTGCATTTTCTACTGGATGATGAGTATGTCTTCCTTTTTttacttgagttttaataatgTCATATCGCTATATTTGTttaatctatataatttttttaggaAGGAGTCGGACAGAACCTGTACTAATAGTACAGAATTCTATAAAGTGATAATAACTCCAAGAAATCAGTGGAGTACATTTGACTATGGCTGGTTGACTAACATGGTAACCCTTCTTGTTATTGTACTTGTATTCTTCTTAGTCTTAAATTCTCTTAATGTTATACATTTGTTCTaacaagtttcttttttttttactttctatttCAGCATATGTGGTCTGCAATGAAGATGTTCTATAAGAGATCACTTTGTGATCCTTCGCCATACCATTCTCAGCGCATTGTTTTCTTGGATCAGTGGGTTGTCACCAAAATTGTCAATGATTTCAGAGAGTTCAATCCTAAGACATGGAAACCGACAGATACATATAAGGGTATCTTCAACGGTACGTATCCAGCTGACCGAGTTACAAACAAGAAGTGGCTTCACGATATTGATCATCTATATGCATGTCATTTTGTAAATGGTAATCACTGGGTTGCATTGGATATTGACTTGGTGAAAGAGACCATTTCCGTTTATGACAGCATTCTGACTGTAATAGATGAGAAAGAAATTCGAAATGTCTGCCGGCCATTTTCGAAGATGATTCCGTCCATCCTGAGTGCTATGGTTCCTGCCACTGTTCGGAAGAAGAGTGAAAAGCAATTCAGTGTACGAAGATTGAAAAACGTTCCACAGAATGACCCCCCAGGAGACTGTGGTGTCTACACCATAAAATACATTGAGTGTCTTGCGATTGGTTGCACATTTGAAGGGTTACGTGACGAAAACATTCAGGAGATTCGACGGAAGTTAGCTGCTGAGATTTACGATGCTGTTGGACAACCTCAAATCACTCATTTATTTCCTGAGTTACCAAAGTAGTATATTCAGTTCTTAGTGAACTTCTAGTCTTTATCAGCTTTGCAAATTGCCACATTTATTTTTAGCATTTTATTTCCAGCACTTATTTTCTTAGTGAACTTGTAGTCTTATTGTGTTATTTGCCACTTTTATTCTTAGTAGTTTATTTCCATGCACTTATTTTCTTGTTGAAATTGTAGTCTTATTTTGTAGTAACATGCATGTtttgaagaaaataacaaaCTAGCGTTGttgaagttgaataaaataaCGTGCATTAAATCcttattaagaaaacatctAAACTCAAATAGGCTGAAGCTGCGAATTTTTTGGATCAATCATTGTTGTTCTCTTGTCTACTAGGAAGAACGGTAAGAACAACAAAACCTGCAATTTCAATAAAGAATTATTAATAACCAGAAGAACATACATTATATTCAACAGAAAACAGACATACCTCACTTTAAGTGAGGcaaacataaactaaaaatcagaaaacagagaaaaagaCTAACCATAAGCTAAGCTTGAATCTTGCATGTCTTACAGTTATGTCCAGACTGATGGCACGTTGAACATAAATGTTGTTTTCTGGGTCGTTTTTTCTCAGTGGCTTTCTCTAAAGCCGACTTCATCCTTGACTTTTTAGGTCTTCCAGGTTGTGCTTGTATAACTGGAGGCAAGCAAATCTTTGTTGTAATTTTTTCTGGAACTGGTGAAGCAACATCTCTTGGCATTATGGAAGTAGAATAAGCGTTCAACAAGTATGAGCTGTGATAATAGGGGTGACAAAGTGATATGGTGCTTAGCTTCCGTGCTTCCGCCGCCGCAATTGCATGAACACATGGTAATTTCTCCTTATCAAACCGACGACATGTACATTGTCTTCCTGCTAAATTAACGATATGCAGAGACGAACCGGTTGTAACTTGTGAATGATGCAAATCGATTGATTGAACTGTAAGCATCTTGGCATTTGGTACACGTttctgagaaagaaaaaaacagtgtTACAAATGACTAAAAAAAGTAACTacccaaaaaagaaaatgtgTTATTTTTACCTCCAAAAGTATCTCAACTCCACGAGTCAAGGTTGTCTTTGTTGTTCCTGCAGCTGTTCTCCTACTTGTAAACCATCTTGTCATCATTAACCGTATTGCGTCCAAGAGTTTTACAATGGGCAAAGTTCTTGAGCTTGAGATGACTTTGTTGATGGACTCGGCAATGTTTGTCGTCAATAAGTTGTATCTATCCCCAGGAAAATGCACACGAGCCCATTTTTGTATATCAGCAGtttccaaatatttatgtaatccTGGATTCATCGCTTGGATCTCTTCAAATGTTGTATCAAAATCAGCCAACGTAAAAGCACTTGCAGCTTTTTTAACCAATCTGAATGCATCACCGCCTCTGAACCGttgcaatatatttttgtaaagatGGTAGGTGCAAATTCCTCGACTAGACTTAGGATACACTTTTCCAATAGCATTACCTATAGCTCTATGTCTATCAGAAATAACTGCCAGTTCTTCGTCATCGGGAATTACCTTACTTAGTTGTTGAAAAAACCACTCCCAAGAATCATCATTTTCGCTATCAACAACTGCAAAAGCAATAggaaatatctgaaaatttcCATCTTGAGCTGTTGCCGTCAGTAGTGTTCCTTTATATTTTCCCTGAAGGTATGTACCATCCACGACAATTACTTTTCTCATGTAGGGAAATCCAGTTATACTTGCACCGAATGCAAGGAACAAATACTTGAATCTGTTAACCTCATCAACTTCCAAATGTGTGAAAGTTCCAGGATTTGCTTTTCTTATGTGATACAGATACATGGGCAACTCTGAGTATCCACTCTCCGCAGAACCTCTAACAATATCTCGTGCGCGTAAAAGTGTCCGATGAGACTTCCAGTACTCCATCTAGTTACAAAATGTTTTACAATAACATATTAGTTAGAcatcttattttttaataaacgaaatataatataaacatgtCATTTCAGATGACTCACCTTGACACCAAATCTCATGTTTAAGGCATCTCCAACATGTTTCGGGAGAACTTTTGAATCAACACCTCCAACATGGTCCACATATAGTCTTGCAAGAATTTCTGGAGTCGCTTGTCGGGCACTGGCAGAACGTTCTGTAGTGGAACATGAATGGTCTGAAACGTGTGTACGAATGGTAAACTGAGTAGAATTACCAACTGGGGTAGCTCGTACTCTCCATGTACATCCTTCTACCCAACACTTAATAGTTAATATATCTGTCGCTGATCTATCTACCCTAAAATCAAACTGATGAAGGACTGACAAGATCTTCAACCTAGTCTCCAGTGCATCTTTCGTATCATATCTTTGTCCAACAGCTATATTAAGTGCATCTAATTCTAGCTTAACATGATCACTACCCCTTTTTACCGGAGCGCTTGCAGATGTGGAACCACTTTTCATAGgaggtgaatttttttttcttctcttcttcttccttttcttcttcttcagcatgAATCCCATTCAATGCAAAGTCTTCGTCACCTGAAGATGCGCCATCTAAATCATCACAATAATCAAATATAGAGCCTTCGTCTTCATCATCACTTGCATCCTCGTCTTCTTCTAAAACTCGTTCCTTAAGTTCAAGACAAAGTTGCATTGCTTCCATCTTGAGCTGTTCCAAAAATCCAGTGAATTGTCTCTGATTTTTAATATCCACAGGTGGTGTGTTGTGGGGTAACGTCAACAAAACTTTCTTTGGAAACATGTAGCTCAATTCGACGTCATAAATCTGCTCATTAACCTTGTACTCTTTGATCACCATATGAACAAAATCATCATAACTAGTTTTGTCGTCTACAGCTATAGCTTTACTCCTCGTTCCTTTATCAACACCAAATAACCATTTGTTTTTACCAAATATCCATTGACCacaaacaatttttatttgtgccatgagagaaaaggaagaaaatagATCAGTCTGAAAACGCCATTGACGTTATACAGCACAAGGTTTCACGTGTATGATTCTGTAGATTAGGGCTTTTTGCttgtttggtttaaattaagttggtttggtttaattgaataaatttggtttaaatGCTTTTAATTCAAATTATGGTTGGTTTGGAACGGTttggtttaaatcaattaaattattGGTATATGAAATAATTTCAGAATTAGATGGTTTAATATGGGCTGCAATAAACCAATTCGGTTACAGGATTTTAAAAAGTCTATGgccaaatcataaataaatctGTAGCTGAAGTTTAGACAAATCTATCAACATGTAACAAATCTGTggacaaataataaataaatctatcaaattctaactaaatctgtcaaattctaataaatttgtggtcaaaaataaataaatctatcaaatcTTAATTAAGTCTGTCAAAATTAAGTAAATTTGTGACTAAAGAATAATAAATCTgtcaaatcaaaaataaatctgtcaaaaacaaataaatctatggctacacaaaaaataaatctatcaaatcTACGTAAGTCTGTTGAAATTAAGTAAATTTGTGGCCAAATAAATTAAGTCtgtcaaaattatataaatctgTGGTTAAATGTGACAAATTTGATGTAACAAATCTGTGGAAACCTTATTAagtctataaattttaaaataaatttgtggctaaagaagaatatatttaaGTCTGTGACTACATAAAACCTGAACTAAATAAGTTTGTGGATGGCAAAATCGTAAATATTTCGAAAATTCAGAAATGGCATTTtcgtaattatttttttgttaacaaaggaAACAAGGGTAAATTAGGTATGAAAAATAAActagtaattaaaata
This window encodes:
- the LOC108832279 gene encoding uncharacterized protein LOC108832279, with the translated sequence MDSSSSKRNYPRLLYKKGKAPSQQKSMSYYSYLSNFQMVEVGVGLDGWDAVKKSAIGVFPKFYELKFTWCAKVVHHLLTHQIRVKKNYEIWSLIDWQPIRLSLIEFGTITGMNCEPFREDDVCDVDHTEFWKEMGVSPAVGPNLVQLQLVLERCKNWSLKKRTMVGLLCVLHLAVYGIAPTRHIPLECAKRVLDYEAFQRYPWGRVACQSLIYSVKCDDFSAKESYTMGGFIFILQIWAYESVMGLGELYGNKISGAELPLLSWSGSRTRFKFEDFFRQEKEHHKDKVRVRNFITQTDGELTPQWDDDVDDDDVKNLVHDISHNCIDRGFWDVNEEPPAITRKKRPKSVPETDVDSSKKKKATDTKTVGVEEDCEVLKKEETQMNQLSALMKALTGKLDNMDTSIEAKIGVLLAPINEKLATMEKDLEKLKEKNVADDRKEDANSNVNESAEVNSKEMSWMVEINSMSHDGLPAQRVVKKARKASQKCEDIGVDKIKVSDRKVLKTKIQVPHLLDNASGDETLSDPVQREKARDLTDRLDAIAAFARKMNKPTSPTPCSPPHKRQTKLASSQLFPFVGNSTVKRIITGVTPSVSAYDPFADVDNDKVRNLLHFLLDDEKESDRTCTNSTEFYKVIITPRNQWSTFDYGWLTNMHMWSAMKMFYKRSLCDPSPYHSQRIVFLDQWVVTKIVNDFREFNPKTWKPTDTYKGIFNGTYPADRVTNKKWLHDIDHLYACHFVNGNHWVALDIDLVKETISVYDSILTVIDEKEIRNVCRPFSKMIPSILSAMVPATVRKKSEKQFSVRRLKNVPQNDPPGDCGVYTIKYIECLAIGCTFEGLRDENIQEIRRKLAAEIYDAVGQPQITHLFPELPK
- the LOC130507100 gene encoding uncharacterized protein LOC130507100; translation: MGFMLKKKKRKKKRRKKNSPPMKSGSTSASAPVKRGSDHVKLELDALNIAVGQRYDTKDALETRLKILSVLHQFDFRVDRSATDILTIKCWVEGCTWRVRATPVGNSTQFTIRTHVSDHSCSTTERSASARQATPEILARLYVDHVGGVDSKVLPKHVGDALNMRFGVKMEYWKSHRTLLRARDIVRGSAESGYSELPMYLYHIRKANPGTFTHLEVDEVNRFKYLFLAFGASITGFPYMRKVIVVDGTYLQGKYKGTLLTATAQDGNFQIFPIAFAVVDSENDDSWEWFFQQLSKVIPDDEELAVISDRHRAIGNAIGKVYPKSSRGICTYHLYKNILQRFRGGDAFRLVKKAASAFTLADFDTTFEEIQAMNPGLHKYLETADIQKWARVHFPGDRYNLLTTNIAESINKVISSSRTLPIVKLLDAIRLMMTRWFTSRRTAAGTTKTTLTRGVEILLEKRVPNAKMLTVQSIDLHHSQVTTGSSLHIVNLAGRQCTCRRFDKEKLPCVHAIAAAEARKLSTISLCHPYYHSSYLLNAYSTSIMPRDVASPVPEKITTKICLPPVIQAQPGRPKKSRMKSALEKATEKKRPRKQHLCSTCHQSGHNCKTCKIQA